Proteins from one Malaya genurostris strain Urasoe2022 chromosome 2, Malgen_1.1, whole genome shotgun sequence genomic window:
- the LOC131430088 gene encoding putative odorant-binding protein A10 yields the protein MFSEVRIVSRRSVICLQLVTVTLVLLCVVPSIRAAETVTGTVSAPTTATQKSQVSDEALDKALSDKRYLMRQLKCALGEVPCDPVGKRLKSLAPFVLRGACPQCTPTEMTQIKKTLAHLQRNFPAEWNKLVQTYAG from the exons atgttttcagaA GTACGGATTGTGTCTCGTCGCAGTGTTATCTGCCTTCAGCTTGTTACCGTGACTTTAGTGCTACTATGTGTGGTGCCCTCGATACGAGCAGCCGAAACAGTTACCGGCACCGTGTCTGCTCCGACTACGGCCACTCAAAAATCACAGGTTTCCGATGAAGCACTCGACAAAGCACTCAGTGATAAACGGTATCTGATGCGGCAGCTGAAATGTGCCCTTGGAGAAGTGCCATGTGATCCGGTTGGAAAGCGGCTGAAAA GCTTAGCTCCTTTCGTCCTACGCGGTGCCTGTCCGCAATGTACTCCAACCGAGATGACCCAGATCAAGAAAACATTGGCCCACCTGCAGCGAAACTTCCCTGCCGAGTGGAACAAATTGGTGCAGACGTACGCGGGTTGA